Within the Flavobacterium sp. 9R genome, the region GTTAGTTTTTTTGGTTTCTCTTACACTAAAAAAATTTCTTTTCTTTTTTCGAAATCGATTGAGATGTTTTTGTAAAAAAAAACAATTCTGTAGGATTTGAAAAACTTATTAATCAGGATTGATTTAAAAAGAAATCATAAATGTAATCGATTGCACAAATCTAGTATTATTTTTGACATAAACAAAAAAAAGCACTTAAAAAAACAGTGTTTAAAAATAAATATACTATTTATTATCATATTCATACATTATTTGTTTTTTAACTTCTTTTTATTCAATGTTTTTTATTTAAATCAAGTGTGGATAATAGTATTTTAAAAATATTGTAATCGATAACAATATCTTTATTGATTGTAATTCTGTTACTTGGACCCTAATTGAAGAAGCAAAGGAAGTGCTAAGTATTTGGTGTATAGCGAAAAAAAAGAACGAGGCATACTTTATGGTATGCCTCGTTCTTGAGTTGCTATTTATTTAAAGGATTAGCGCCAACGAGGGGCACCAATTTTTGAATCTATTAAGGTTTGATTCTTAAGTTTGAAATTACCAGTGGCTGCATTTTCAAATTGGGGATCTAAGGTGGTGTGAGTCCCAGAATTATCAAATTTTATTGGAGAGGCTGCAGTAGTGAAAAGTGCTGCAGCATTGAAATAATTGTTTTTAGAGAAAGTAGGTACTGTTGTTCCCGTCTGATTAGAATAGGTAGCTGTGGTTTGTGCAAATAGGGTATTGCTAACTGATAATACATTAGTTACAAAACGTACATACAGAATTCTATTTCCTGCAGCATTACATACATTGTATAGGGTACAGCTGTCGATGTTCACTTTTGTTGTCAATCCAGTTCCTGAAAGACCTGATGCGGCATCAATACGAATAAAGTCTCTAGTTGGTGCACAATTATTGAATGTACTGTTTTTAATGTTTAAGTCGCTAATATGAGTAGTTCTGAAATCAATAAAATCACCACTGTTAGTTACAATGTTAGTTACTATACAGTTGTCAATGGTAATCGAAGGAACCTTTGCGCTGGCTACATTACCTCCTAATAAGGAACGATCAAAGTCATGAATGTCACATCCACTAATTAGCAATGCGCCATATGTAGTGCTAGCTGAATTGAATCTGATGGCGTCTGTTAATGTTTTATCGCCATTCATATCCAAGTCCAACAAAGTAATATCTGCAGCGCCACTTGTTACTAAGAAATTCACATGCAATAATGGTTTGTTAAAGCTATACAACCCTCTGATAGTTATTGGTTTGTTGATTGTAATCGTTCCTGAAAAAGCTTTATAGTCTCCGGGAGCTAAAACAAGAATTGCACCTGAAGCCGCATTAGTTATTTTATCATTTAAATTGTCTTCTGGCTTAATAAGTATTCCATTTCCGATATCAATTCCTGTTTTGAAGGTCGTGTTTCCACGTTTCTTCGTGTTGTTGAATAAATCGGCAGTGTATTGCGTTTCACCAGTCAGACCAGTAATTACAGCTACTCCTTTTGTTTTTTCTTCTGCTGTTAAGTTGCGTTGTATTGCTCCAGGATTTAAGGTAATATGGGTTACAGTACTATTAGCCACCCATCTCAAAGTAGCTTGTTTAGCTTCAATTTCGGCTTCTATTATGGGTAAAAATAATTGTTCAGATAATGTTTTGGCTGTAGTTATGGACCATTTTGAATCTTCAAGTCCTGTTGCGCTAATTCCTTTTACTCTTATTGAGTAGGTAGTTTCTCCTTCAAGAGCTACCTGAACAGGAAGTTCTTTGGCGGTTACTTTTACTGTTTTAAAAATAGTTTTGAATTCGGTATCATCGGCACTAAATTCGACTACATAATAATCGATTGCTTCACTGGTTGTCCAGTTAAGTTCTACCGTAGTTTGATTTTTTACCTTAGCTGTTAATCCAATAGGAGAAAAGGCTCTGTCGGTTACTAAACTGTCAATTAATTCTTCGTTATAGCTTTCGCAACTGCTTGTCATTAGCGCTAGAAAGAAGAAAGACAGTAAGCCTTTTAGGATATGTTTTGTTTTCATGGTCATTGATAGCTTAAATTATTATTTTACTTTTTAGAAGACTAATAGCCATAATCATTGGTCAATTTGCCATTACTTCCATCGATAAACACTTGCCATATTGGCCAAAATTGTCGGTTATCTGGATTAACGCCTTCTTTGTACAAAGAGTTGAGTTTAGCGTCATCAAGTTTGGTCCATGCAAATGAGGTATAATCAACTCCAGGATTCGTTACTTCGCCTCTGTTTAAACCATAAATCGTTAGAGTCACATTGTCTGTTCCAAGTTTAAAATATAAAGTGCTCGGTACATCGGCATATTCTGCAGTACGTGCTTTTAGGTTGGCCATTTTTACTTTGGCTTCGTCTAATTTTGCTTTTAGTAAATTCCAACGAATCAATGCTTGTTTGCGTTCCATTTCGCCAGTAAATTCAAATTTATGTTCTTCTACAATTGCGTTGAACATGGTAGTTTTTGAGTTTAAAGCATTTACATAATTATCTACTTTTTGAGCATGCACTGCTGGAGCAAAGGCTCTTCTACGAATTTCTTTCAAATAAGGTGCAGCAGCAGCTGGTCCTTCTAATTCGTTAGCGGTTTCGGCAGCCATTAAAAGTATTTCGGCATAACGCATATACATTTTGTTTACGCCATCATCGTTGGTAGAAGTAACAAAACGTTTCATCCATTCGTAACGGTATTTTCCGAAATACCAAGTGTCTAATGCGCCTAATTCTTGTTTAGCAATGCCGTTTACTGCAGCTCCATATTTGTAAGGAACACAAGTAACATTTCTTCTGCTATCCGCTTGGTCATAGTCATAAAACACATGAGGAAGTGGTCCTGCAGCGCCTCCACGATTGCTTCCGTTGGCATGAAATTGGTCATTGGTGGTATGTCTAACAGCGAAAGTAAACAACATTCTACCTCTACCATCTGCAAAAGGAAGTTCCCAAAGCGATTCACCACCAGCGGCAATGTTTTCTTGATTGTAGTTTTTCCATAGGGTTTCGAAAGAAGATTCCAAACGAGCGGAACCACTACTAATTACTGAACGGCATTCATCTAAGGCCAGTTTGTACATTTTTTCAACAGAAAGTTCAGCATCCTTACTTCTTCTAATTCCGTCAGGGTATTGTTGAAAGCCGCTTGCAGCAAGAGCCAATCTAGCTCTAAGTCCTTTTACAAAAGCTTTGTTTACTCTTTCAACAGTAGTAGTATTAGAGCTTTGATTTGGCCAAGGAACTAAAGTAGCTGCTTCTTCTAAATCTTTTAATAGTTGTTTGTAGATTTCATCACGATTGGTTTTAGCCAAATAAATAGTTTGCGAATTAATCGGTTCAAAACGAGCTGGAACGTCTCCCCAAGTTTTTAGTAAATCAGCATAATAAATGGCTCTTAGTGTTAATGATTCTCCTAAAAGATATCCCAAATCAGTTCCTGGCTCTGGTTTTCCAAAATTTCTCAATCCACGAATACAAATATTAGCTCTTTCTATTCCAGAATACATCATTGCCCAAACATTGTTGGTTGTATTCATTTGGGTATTGGTGGGTTTGGCATCGTACACACACAAATCGGCATTATCCCCAGCAGTTTGTGAGGTGTTGTACCATTCGGTGTCAGTATTCAATCCGTACCAAGGTAAAAAACGTCCTCGATAAGAGTTGGTTTCTGCAAAAGGTATTTTGATTCCATCCACAGCGCCTTTGGCTAAACCTGCGTTTGAAAAAATTACTGATTCATCTAAGGTTGATTTTGCTGGAGCCTCTAAATAATCATCTCCTATGTCCTGACAAGAAGAAAATAAGCCTGCTATAATTATTCCTGCAATTACTATCTTTTTCATATTGTACTACTTATTAAAATTAAAAATTTAGATTTAAACCAAAAACCACTTGTCTGCTTCGCGGATATGGTGAATAATCTACACCAGGTGTAAGAGGGGTGTTTCTTCTGGTTGAAACTTCAGGATCAAGACCTGAATAATTGGTCCACACAAATACATTGGTAGCTGTAGCGTAGATTCTAAATTTGGTTGCTCCAATTTTATCAGAAACATCTTGAGGAAGTGTGTACCCTAAAGAAAGAGTATTTAATCTCAAGAAAGAACCGTCTTCTATAGCCCAGTCGCTCAATACAAATCTTGACATCATAGGAGACCATAGCGTTGTATTAGCATTCAATGCGGCTAATTCTGTTGGATCGGTTACTAGTTGTCCAGCTGCATTAAGGTTGGTCCATCTTTTGCCATCGGCCATTTCTGAGCTCAAGTTGCGGTATTGACCATTTGGAGTGGCAGTAGTAAATTCAATTTTATTGGCATTGTAAATATCATTTCCAACGCTCCAGTTGAAAGCTGCCGAAAGATCAAAGCCGTAAGCATTGGCGTTGATGACCATACCACCTGTATGTTTTGGATTGGCGTTACCAATGATGGTTAAGTCTTTTGCATTTACAATACCATCTCCATCAATATCTTTTAGTTTCATACTTCCAGGAGCCACAGTTCCTACCACGGTAGAACTGTTTGCTACACCTGTTTTTAAAGTATAAGTAGTTCCATTAAAGTCAAAATCCGAAACTTCATAGCGGCCATCGCTTTTGTAACCGTACATTTGTCCAATAGGTTGTCCTACATTTACAACATAATCATTTCCAATGGCAGTAGATGCCCAGTTGGTTGCTTCACCGAAGTTTTGCATCACCCCAAGGGAGTTGATACGGTTTTTGTTGATTCCGATATTGAATGAAAAATTCAAACCATAATTTTGTTTTTCAAGTGCGATAACATTTAATGAAGCTTCAAAACCAGTGTTTTGAGTTTCACCCATATTTCGGTATTGATAATCATAACCAGTACCAGGAACAGGAAAACGGATTAAAAGATCTTTGGTAATGTTTTTATACATTTCCACCGTTCCACTTAATTTTCCGCTGAATAATTCATAATCAAGACCCACGTTTTGAGTAACCGTAGTTTCCCATTTTAAGTCGGGATTAGCAAGTATTTTTGATGCAGACCAATAGCTGGTTACATTGTTGATCCAAGCAGAGTTTGAAGACTCAAAATTTTGAACAGTTTGCCCTGTTGGAATATTATTGTTTCCAGCTTCACCATAACTTAGTCTTAGTTTAAGAGCATTCAGCCAGTTTACATCTTTCAAAAAGTCCTCTTCAGAAATTTTCCAAGCAATTGCTGCTGCTGGGAAATAACCCCAACGATTGTCGCCTAGGAATTTACTGGAACCATCTGCACGATACGTTGCTGTAAATAAATAACGGTTTTTATAATCATAGTTCACACGACCAAAGAAAGAAAGTAGTTTGTCGTCTGGACTGAAAAAATTAATAACCGATTGAGGTTTTCCTTGCGAAGAAAGGTTTTTAGCACTAGTAAAATCAAAAAACTTAGGAAAACCGTGAATAGTGCTTGCAATTTGACTCGAACGTGAATCAATCATTTCTTCTCCAACTAGCACTTTCAATTTGTGATTTTCACTTAGGATGTTTTTAAAATCATAATTCAATGTGTTGGCATTTCTAAAACGAGTATCCTTGCGTTCACTTATGATAATCGAAGGTAAGCCTTGATTTTCTGCTGCAGGAATGTTGTTTACATAGTAAGTAGAGCGACCATAGAAACGATTGTCAGAATATGTATAATTGTCTAAACCAAAATCAGATTTGAATTGAAGATCTGGAATGATTTTCCAACCAAAACTTCCTAGCATGTTATAATTGGTTCTCTCTTGTTTTCGGTCATTATCAGCTACAGAAACAAAAGGATTCACCAAATAACTCGACAAAGCCTCATCGGTATCATCTGTTGTTAAACCAGGAAGTGGAATAGGAGAGTAGCCCACACTATGACGTAATCTTGCATCGGCAGACGAAACTTCTCTTTGCTCATTTACCCCTCCACCGTTAATTTCAGTGTCTGAATAACGTAGGGTAAACGAAAGGTCAATTTTGTCACTGGCTTTGTTGTTCAAACTCAAGGAAACGTTATTTCTGTTGAAATCGGAACCAACCATAATCGCTTTTTCGTCAAAACGAGCGTAGTTAAAATTGAAATTCACTTTGTCTGAACCTCCGCGAATGCCTAAATCATGACTTTTTACTTCACCCAATCGACCGTAGATTTGCTCCTGCCAATCGTTGCCTTTCATACCGAGGTATTGGTCGTAATCTTGCCATTGTCCAAAATATTTTTCGTAAGAAGGAATATCGTTATCTAATACGGCATATTCATATTGAAGTTTTACGAAATCTTCTGGTTGTAGTACATCTATTTTGTTGGCTAAGCTTTTTACGCCATAAAAGGTATTGTAGTTAACGGTTAACTTTCCGTTTTTTCCTTTTTTAGTGGTAATAATCACTACACCATTCGCACCTCTAGAACCGTAAATGGCAGTTGAAGAAGCGTCTTTTAGAATAGAAATATTATCAATATCCGATGGAGAAACGTCGTTGATGCTGTTTACAGGGAAACCATCTACAATGACAAGTGGAGAACTGTCTTGTGTTAACGAACCCCCTCCACGAATTCTGATTTTGACATCAGCGTCTGGAGAACCTTCTGACGAAGTAATTTGTACCCCAGCAACTCGTCCAGTTAATGTTTCGGCAACATTTGCAATTGGTTGTTTTTTTAAATCAGCACCTGAAATTGAAGAAACAGAACCTGTTAAATCAGATTTTTTAGAAGTACCGTATCCAATAACAATGACTTCTTTTAAGGTTTGTTCTTCTGATTTTAAAGAAACATTAATGGTACTTCCATTTGCTTTTACTTCTTTTTTCTCGAATCCAATGTAGGTGAATACCAAAACAGCATTTGGGCTCGATACTTTGATGGCGTATTTTCCATCAAAATCACTTGAACTTGAGTTAGTAGTTCCTTTTTCAATAACATTGGCTCCAGGAATAGGCAAACCAGTATTGTCGGTTACAATCCCCTTAATAGTCGTGCTTTGAGCAAAACTTTGAATACTCATGAACAAACAGAGTAACAAGAGTAACAACCCATAAGGATGTATTTTTTTACTTGAAAAGTGGTTTAAATTCATAATTTATGTCTTAATAGTTTGTTGTTTATAGTTTATTGTTGTTGTTTTCTTTGATGACTTCACCATTGATTTTGGTTTCGATAAAACGAAGGTTTTCAACATGTTCTAATTGAAATGTTTTGCCTACTTTGTCTATGGTAACATTCTTGAAGAGAATATTTTTTACAGGTGATGTTGCATATCCTTTGGCTAGGATGCCATATTTTCCGCCATCTTTTACTTGTACATTTTCTAAAGTGATATTTTCTACTCTTGGAATAAAGGGGCCTTCATTATCTCCTTTGTACACAGAGTAAAACATATCCACTCTTAGTACCGCTTCTTTGACTTGACCCACTTGTAGGTTTCTCACATGAATGTTTTCGATTAAACCGCCTCGTTTGGCATTGGTTTTTATTCGTATGGCTCGGTCTAAATTGGGGCTATCCATCAAACAGTTTTCTACATATACGTTACTCACTCCTGCTGATATTTCACTTCCAATAGTCACTCCACCATGACCATCATACATTTTACAATTTTGAACGATGATGTTTTCGCTTTTAATGCCTACTCTTCTGCCATCAGCATCTCTTCCTGCTTTGATGGCAATACAATCGTCTCCAGTGTCAAAAATGCAGTTTTTAATCCACACATTTTTTGAATATTCTGGATCGCAGCCATCATTGTTTGGCCCATGACTTCTTACGGTTACGCCATCAACCACAACATTAGTAGATTTGATAGGGTGGATGATCCAAAACGGAGCATTGGTGATGGTTACATCTTGAATCAATGTGTTTTTACATTCAAAAAACTGAATAAAGTTTGGCCTCAAATACCCATTGTTTCCAAAAACTCTTTCTTTTACAGGGATGTTTTTCTCGGCCATATCTACTAAGCGAAATCGATTGAGAGGGTCGTTCTGACTAGGCATTCCTTCTTTCCAACCATATTCGTCTTTGCCACACCAAGACCACCAGTTGTCATTCGCAGCTTGACCGTTCAGTATCCCTTTGCCAGTAACGGCTATATTTGTTTTTTTGTAGGCGTAAATAAGAGGGGAGTAATTCATTAACTCGGTTGCTTCAAATGAAGTATGCACCAGCGGATAGTAATCGTTCGGATCAGTACTGAACAAGATTTCGGCTTTGTCCTCCAAATGTAAATTTACATTGCTTTCTAAATGAATAGGACCTGTGAAGAATTTTCCGTTAGGAACAAGTACTTTGCCTCCACCATTTTTTGAGCAAGCAGCTATGGCTTTTTTGAATGCTTCGGTGCAGTTGAAGGTTCCATTTGCTATGGCACCAAAATCTAAAATATTGTATACTTTGTTTTTGAATTGAGTTGGTTTCATTGATTTAATTACCTTATTCATCTGAATCCAAACTTTATCTGTATTTGTCGCACTATTTTGTGCTTTTGCCAGAAAAGAAAAAGTAAAAATATTGGTCAGCGTGAAAAGTGTAACGATGGAATGTTTGATTTTCATATTAGTTTTGGTTATGCTATTCTATTCAAGTGAAAAGAAAGAATATCAATTATGTAATCGATTACACAAATCTAATATTTTTTTTTATATAAACAAAAAAATGCCATAAAAAAACAAGTAGTAAAAAAAAAGGAATCAATTTTTATCATATTCTTAATGAATAAGAATTAATCCTGCTTTTTCAATACCCAAAAAATAAAAAAACAGCGCAAAATAAAAGAAAAAATATTTTTTAGTGCAATCGATAACAAAAGAAGAGCTAAATGTATTTTTTTTAGTAGATTTACCGAAGAACTATTTCACAATTTATCCAATATATGGACCAAAAAACAACAATTTATGATATTGCCAAAAAGCTCGATATCACCGCTGCAACGGTTTCTAGAGCTTTGAACAATAATCCAAAAATTAGCGAGGCAACCCGAAAATTAGTATTGGAAACCGCTGCTAAAATGAATTATAAGCAAAATCGATTAGCACAATCGCTGCGCAGTGGAAAAAGTAATAACGTTGGGGTAATTGTTCCTCGTATTGATGTAAACTTTTTCGCATCGGTTATTCGTGGTATAGAAGAAGAATTACATCCAGAAGGCTATCATGTCATTATCTGTCAAACACACGAAGACGAAAAAAGAGAAATTGAAAACATTACAACCTTAATGAATGCTCAGGTTGATGGTATTTTGATGTCTATTTCGAATATGTCCAAAGAAAACGATCCTGTTATAAAACACGTAGTAGATAAGAATGTACCACTCATCTTTTTTGATAGAAAGAAAAAAATGGATGGCGTAAGCTCGGTGACCATCGATGACTTTGAAGGAGGTTATTTGGCCACCAAAAATTTGATTGACGCAGGTTGTACCCGAATCGCGCATTTTTCAGGTGATCGTTCTTTGGAAATTTATGAAAACAGGTTCAAAGGATACGAACAAGCGCTCAAAGATTTTGGTTTAGAATGGAATCCCGATTATGTCATTCAAACTAAAAGTAACGTTGATGCTGGTCGCAACGCAGTAACAAAATTGTTGAGCCTACCCAATCCTCCGAATGCTATTTTTTCTTCGAGTGATTTTGCTGCCCTGGGTGCCATTCAAGAATTAAAAGAAAACGGCATCAAAATCCCTGAAGATTTCTGTGTTTTTGGTTTTGGTAATGAGCCTTTTACTCGTTTTTTAGAGTTGTCTATTTCTTCAGTAGACCAGTCCCCACTTGAGATGGGAAGAATGGCTGCCAAAGTATTTTTGGAACAAATCAACAATACCGACAACATTAAAATAGAAAAGAAAGTTGTCCTCAAACCCGAATTACAAATCAGAAAATCTTCGACTAGGTAAATGCCCCCTAACCCCCAAAAGGGGGAACATAGCTACTTAAAATTTTAACCGCAAAGTTCGCAAGGTTTTACGCAAGGGGCGCAAGGTTTAGCCCCCTATCCCCCAAAAGGGGGAATATATAATAAGTGAAAATTTAACCACAAAGTCCGAAAGGAACGCAAGGTTTAAATACATAACGTTCGCTATTAATCCGTTTCATCCGTGAAATCCGTGGCAAAAATTTAACCACAAAGTCCGCAAGGGTTTATGCAAGGCTCGCAAGGTTTATAACGGTTAAGTAATTAACCAAAACCACTTCATACCATCAAAAAAGCTGTTGAAAATAAACTCCAACAGCTTTTTTTATAAACAAATTAAACCCAAAATTTTTATAAAGAAACGCCTCTTTTCCAAGGAATAAAATCATTCTGATTCAGTATAGCGGCTTTGGTTTTAATGGTTCCACTGGCGACATCAATGATGAAATCCAACATTTCATCGGCCATTTCTTCTA harbors:
- a CDS encoding DUF4957 domain-containing protein; translation: MKTKHILKGLLSFFFLALMTSSCESYNEELIDSLVTDRAFSPIGLTAKVKNQTTVELNWTTSEAIDYYVVEFSADDTEFKTIFKTVKVTAKELPVQVALEGETTYSIRVKGISATGLEDSKWSITTAKTLSEQLFLPIIEAEIEAKQATLRWVANSTVTHITLNPGAIQRNLTAEEKTKGVAVITGLTGETQYTADLFNNTKKRGNTTFKTGIDIGNGILIKPEDNLNDKITNAASGAILVLAPGDYKAFSGTITINKPITIRGLYSFNKPLLHVNFLVTSGAADITLLDLDMNGDKTLTDAIRFNSASTTYGALLISGCDIHDFDRSLLGGNVASAKVPSITIDNCIVTNIVTNSGDFIDFRTTHISDLNIKNSTFNNCAPTRDFIRIDAASGLSGTGLTTKVNIDSCTLYNVCNAAGNRILYVRFVTNVLSVSNTLFAQTTATYSNQTGTTVPTFSKNNYFNAAALFTTAASPIKFDNSGTHTTLDPQFENAATGNFKLKNQTLIDSKIGAPRWR
- a CDS encoding RagB/SusD family nutrient uptake outer membrane protein encodes the protein MKKIVIAGIIIAGLFSSCQDIGDDYLEAPAKSTLDESVIFSNAGLAKGAVDGIKIPFAETNSYRGRFLPWYGLNTDTEWYNTSQTAGDNADLCVYDAKPTNTQMNTTNNVWAMMYSGIERANICIRGLRNFGKPEPGTDLGYLLGESLTLRAIYYADLLKTWGDVPARFEPINSQTIYLAKTNRDEIYKQLLKDLEEAATLVPWPNQSSNTTTVERVNKAFVKGLRARLALAASGFQQYPDGIRRSKDAELSVEKMYKLALDECRSVISSGSARLESSFETLWKNYNQENIAAGGESLWELPFADGRGRMLFTFAVRHTTNDQFHANGSNRGGAAGPLPHVFYDYDQADSRRNVTCVPYKYGAAVNGIAKQELGALDTWYFGKYRYEWMKRFVTSTNDDGVNKMYMRYAEILLMAAETANELEGPAAAAPYLKEIRRRAFAPAVHAQKVDNYVNALNSKTTMFNAIVEEHKFEFTGEMERKQALIRWNLLKAKLDEAKVKMANLKARTAEYADVPSTLYFKLGTDNVTLTIYGLNRGEVTNPGVDYTSFAWTKLDDAKLNSLYKEGVNPDNRQFWPIWQVFIDGSNGKLTNDYGY
- a CDS encoding TonB-dependent receptor, encoding MNLNHFSSKKIHPYGLLLLLLCLFMSIQSFAQSTTIKGIVTDNTGLPIPGANVIEKGTTNSSSSDFDGKYAIKVSSPNAVLVFTYIGFEKKEVKANGSTINVSLKSEEQTLKEVIVIGYGTSKKSDLTGSVSSISGADLKKQPIANVAETLTGRVAGVQITSSEGSPDADVKIRIRGGGSLTQDSSPLVIVDGFPVNSINDVSPSDIDNISILKDASSTAIYGSRGANGVVIITTKKGKNGKLTVNYNTFYGVKSLANKIDVLQPEDFVKLQYEYAVLDNDIPSYEKYFGQWQDYDQYLGMKGNDWQEQIYGRLGEVKSHDLGIRGGSDKVNFNFNYARFDEKAIMVGSDFNRNNVSLSLNNKASDKIDLSFTLRYSDTEINGGGVNEQREVSSADARLRHSVGYSPIPLPGLTTDDTDEALSSYLVNPFVSVADNDRKQERTNYNMLGSFGWKIIPDLQFKSDFGLDNYTYSDNRFYGRSTYYVNNIPAAENQGLPSIIISERKDTRFRNANTLNYDFKNILSENHKLKVLVGEEMIDSRSSQIASTIHGFPKFFDFTSAKNLSSQGKPQSVINFFSPDDKLLSFFGRVNYDYKNRYLFTATYRADGSSKFLGDNRWGYFPAAAIAWKISEEDFLKDVNWLNALKLRLSYGEAGNNNIPTGQTVQNFESSNSAWINNVTSYWSASKILANPDLKWETTVTQNVGLDYELFSGKLSGTVEMYKNITKDLLIRFPVPGTGYDYQYRNMGETQNTGFEASLNVIALEKQNYGLNFSFNIGINKNRINSLGVMQNFGEATNWASTAIGNDYVVNVGQPIGQMYGYKSDGRYEVSDFDFNGTTYTLKTGVANSSTVVGTVAPGSMKLKDIDGDGIVNAKDLTIIGNANPKHTGGMVINANAYGFDLSAAFNWSVGNDIYNANKIEFTTATPNGQYRNLSSEMADGKRWTNLNAAGQLVTDPTELAALNANTTLWSPMMSRFVLSDWAIEDGSFLRLNTLSLGYTLPQDVSDKIGATKFRIYATATNVFVWTNYSGLDPEVSTRRNTPLTPGVDYSPYPRSRQVVFGLNLNF
- a CDS encoding glycoside hydrolase family 28 protein; the encoded protein is MKIKHSIVTLFTLTNIFTFSFLAKAQNSATNTDKVWIQMNKVIKSMKPTQFKNKVYNILDFGAIANGTFNCTEAFKKAIAACSKNGGGKVLVPNGKFFTGPIHLESNVNLHLEDKAEILFSTDPNDYYPLVHTSFEATELMNYSPLIYAYKKTNIAVTGKGILNGQAANDNWWSWCGKDEYGWKEGMPSQNDPLNRFRLVDMAEKNIPVKERVFGNNGYLRPNFIQFFECKNTLIQDVTITNAPFWIIHPIKSTNVVVDGVTVRSHGPNNDGCDPEYSKNVWIKNCIFDTGDDCIAIKAGRDADGRRVGIKSENIIVQNCKMYDGHGGVTIGSEISAGVSNVYVENCLMDSPNLDRAIRIKTNAKRGGLIENIHVRNLQVGQVKEAVLRVDMFYSVYKGDNEGPFIPRVENITLENVQVKDGGKYGILAKGYATSPVKNILFKNVTIDKVGKTFQLEHVENLRFIETKINGEVIKENNNNKL
- a CDS encoding LacI family DNA-binding transcriptional regulator produces the protein MDQKTTIYDIAKKLDITAATVSRALNNNPKISEATRKLVLETAAKMNYKQNRLAQSLRSGKSNNVGVIVPRIDVNFFASVIRGIEEELHPEGYHVIICQTHEDEKREIENITTLMNAQVDGILMSISNMSKENDPVIKHVVDKNVPLIFFDRKKKMDGVSSVTIDDFEGGYLATKNLIDAGCTRIAHFSGDRSLEIYENRFKGYEQALKDFGLEWNPDYVIQTKSNVDAGRNAVTKLLSLPNPPNAIFSSSDFAALGAIQELKENGIKIPEDFCVFGFGNEPFTRFLELSISSVDQSPLEMGRMAAKVFLEQINNTDNIKIEKKVVLKPELQIRKSSTR